One segment of Methylotenera versatilis 79 DNA contains the following:
- a CDS encoding F0F1 ATP synthase subunit delta, producing the protein MAEISTIARPYAVAAYKLGKEQKSLAKWSEMLSFATAVSNDAQMQAYIQDPKVVSSDLEKTFLKVCGDKLNEQGQNLIKVLVEYNRMSILPAITSAFEELKALDEGTLDAQIIAASKPSVAETKDIVKRLEAKFGKKIEASVTVDAELIGGIKIIVGDTVIDASVKGQLQNLAYTLSA; encoded by the coding sequence ATGGCTGAAATATCAACCATCGCACGGCCATACGCAGTTGCGGCTTACAAGCTTGGTAAAGAGCAAAAATCGCTGGCTAAATGGTCTGAGATGTTAAGTTTTGCCACAGCTGTATCTAACGATGCACAAATGCAGGCTTATATTCAAGATCCAAAAGTAGTCTCAAGCGACTTAGAAAAGACTTTTTTAAAAGTGTGTGGCGACAAACTCAATGAGCAGGGACAGAACCTGATTAAAGTGTTGGTTGAATATAATCGCATGTCAATTTTGCCTGCTATTACCAGTGCCTTTGAAGAGTTAAAAGCATTGGATGAAGGCACATTAGATGCGCAAATTATTGCTGCATCTAAACCAAGCGTTGCTGAAACTAAAGATATCGTAAAACGTCTTGAAGCTAAGTTTGGTAAAAAGATTGAAGCCAGTGTAACTGTAGATGCAGAGCTCATTGGTGGCATTAAAATTATTGTTGGCGATACCGTGATAGACGCGTCCGTCAAAGGTCAGTTACAAAATTTAGCCTATACGCTATCAGCTTAA
- the atpA gene encoding F0F1 ATP synthase subunit alpha, which translates to MQLSTSEISELIKSRLENFSTSAEARTQGTVISVTDGIVRIHGLSNVMAGEMIEFPGNTFGLALNLERDSVGAVVLGDYEHITEGDTVKCTGRILEVPVGPELIGRVVNALGQPIDGKGPVNAKMTDKIEKVAPGVIARKSVSQPVQTGLKSVDSMVPVGRGQRELIIGDRQTGKTAVAIDAIINQKGQNMTCIYVAIGQKASTVANVVRKLEENGALAYTIVVAATASDSAALQFLAPYAGCTMGEYFRDRGEDALIVYDDLTKQAIAYRQISLLLRRPPGREAYPGDVFYIHSRLLERAARVNEDYVEKFTNGAVKGKTGSLTALPVIETAAGDVSAFVPTNVISITDGQIFLETDLFNAGIRPAINAGISVSRVGGAAQTKVIKKLGGGVRLALAQYRELAAFAQFASDLDEATRKQLDRGRMFTELMKQAQYAPLSVSKMAITLLAANKGYFDDVPTNKVLAFESALHGFMGSKYAKLMDGIESSKDLAGDNEKAVEAAIQDFKATNAY; encoded by the coding sequence ATGCAGTTATCTACATCAGAAATCAGTGAACTGATTAAAAGCAGATTAGAAAATTTTTCTACCTCAGCTGAAGCGCGTACTCAAGGTACAGTTATTTCAGTTACTGACGGTATCGTCCGTATTCACGGCCTTTCAAACGTGATGGCTGGCGAGATGATCGAATTTCCAGGCAACACATTTGGTTTAGCGCTTAACTTAGAGCGTGACTCAGTGGGTGCGGTGGTTTTAGGTGATTACGAGCACATTACTGAAGGCGATACTGTTAAATGTACAGGTCGTATTTTAGAAGTGCCAGTCGGTCCAGAGTTAATTGGTCGCGTAGTGAACGCGTTAGGTCAGCCGATTGATGGCAAAGGCCCAGTTAATGCAAAAATGACTGACAAAATTGAAAAAGTGGCGCCAGGCGTGATTGCGCGTAAATCAGTTTCACAACCAGTGCAAACAGGTTTGAAATCAGTAGACTCAATGGTGCCAGTTGGCCGTGGTCAACGTGAATTGATTATTGGTGACCGTCAAACAGGTAAAACAGCAGTAGCGATTGATGCCATCATCAATCAAAAAGGTCAGAACATGACTTGTATCTACGTTGCGATTGGCCAAAAGGCTTCTACAGTGGCAAACGTGGTCCGTAAGCTAGAAGAAAACGGCGCACTTGCCTACACAATCGTTGTTGCAGCAACTGCTTCTGACTCAGCAGCACTACAATTTTTAGCACCATATGCTGGTTGTACAATGGGCGAGTATTTCCGTGACCGCGGTGAAGATGCATTGATTGTGTATGATGATTTGACTAAACAAGCGATTGCTTACCGTCAAATTTCATTGTTATTACGTCGCCCACCAGGACGTGAAGCTTACCCAGGTGACGTGTTCTACATTCACTCACGTTTGTTAGAGCGTGCAGCTCGCGTGAATGAAGATTATGTAGAAAAATTCACTAACGGTGCTGTTAAAGGTAAAACGGGTTCATTGACTGCATTGCCAGTGATTGAGACAGCTGCTGGTGACGTTTCAGCATTCGTGCCAACTAACGTGATTTCAATTACCGATGGTCAAATCTTCTTAGAGACAGATTTGTTTAACGCGGGTATTCGTCCAGCAATCAACGCGGGTATTTCAGTATCTCGCGTGGGTGGTGCTGCTCAAACTAAAGTCATCAAAAAACTAGGCGGCGGTGTACGTTTAGCCTTAGCACAATACCGTGAATTGGCTGCATTTGCGCAGTTCGCTTCTGATTTGGATGAAGCAACACGTAAACAATTAGACCGCGGTCGTATGTTTACTGAGTTGATGAAACAAGCGCAATACGCCCCATTAAGCGTTTCAAAAATGGCGATTACCTTGTTGGCTGCTAACAAAGGCTATTTTGATGATGTTCCAACCAATAAAGTATTAGCTTTTGAAAGTGCATTACACGGCTTCATGGGCTCTAAATACGCTAAATTGATGGACGGTATCGAGTCTAGCAAAGACTTAGCTGGCGATAACGAAAAAGCGGTTGAAGCGGCAATTCAAGACTTCAAAGCGACTAACGCGTACTAA
- the atpG gene encoding F0F1 ATP synthase subunit gamma has protein sequence MAGSKEIRTKIKSVENTRKITKAMEMVAASKMRKAQDRMRASRPYAEKIRNVAAHLSFANPEYKHPYLIKRDVVKNIGLIVVSSDKGLCGGLNTNMLRLSVNQMKNWETEGKAITVSAIGNKGFSFMNRVGANVKSHITGLGDVPHLATLIGTIKVMLDAYEAGEIDQLYISYTKFINTMKQEPVMEQLLPLTGEKLGSPTGHWDYIYEPEAKPVVDQLMMRYVESLVYNAVAENMASEQSSRMVAMKSASDNAKEVIGDLKLIYNKARQAAITKEISEIVGGAAAVA, from the coding sequence ATGGCTGGTAGTAAAGAGATTAGAACCAAGATCAAAAGTGTAGAAAATACACGCAAGATCACCAAGGCGATGGAGATGGTGGCTGCTTCTAAAATGCGTAAAGCGCAAGATAGAATGCGTGCCTCACGTCCATACGCTGAGAAAATTCGTAACGTTGCAGCGCATTTGTCATTTGCAAACCCAGAGTATAAACATCCTTATTTAATTAAGCGTGATGTGGTTAAAAACATTGGTTTGATTGTGGTGAGTTCAGACAAAGGCTTATGTGGTGGTTTAAATACCAATATGTTGCGTTTGTCTGTTAACCAAATGAAAAACTGGGAAACTGAAGGCAAAGCAATCACTGTTAGTGCGATTGGTAACAAAGGTTTCAGTTTTATGAACCGCGTAGGCGCGAATGTTAAATCGCATATTACGGGTTTGGGCGATGTGCCACATTTAGCAACGTTGATTGGCACAATCAAAGTGATGTTGGATGCTTATGAAGCAGGCGAAATTGATCAACTTTATATTAGCTACACAAAGTTCATCAATACCATGAAGCAAGAACCAGTAATGGAGCAATTGCTACCGTTAACAGGTGAAAAATTGGGCAGCCCTACTGGTCATTGGGATTACATCTATGAGCCAGAAGCGAAACCAGTGGTAGATCAGTTAATGATGCGTTATGTAGAGTCATTGGTGTACAACGCAGTTGCAGAGAACATGGCTTCAGAACAATCATCACGTATGGTGGCGATGAAATCAGCATCTGATAACGCGAAAGAAGTGATTGGCGATTTGAAACTGATCTACAACAAGGCGCGTCAAGCGGCGATTACCAAAGAGATTTCAGAGATCGTTGGCGGCGCAGCGGCAGTCGCTTAA
- the atpD gene encoding F0F1 ATP synthase subunit beta — protein MAKANQVKEAQVKIGKVVQCIGAVVDVEFPRDQMPNVFEALIIDDASSQAEAGLTLEVQQQLGDGIVRTIAMGSSDGLARGTAFKSTGSQITVPVGVGTLGRIMDVLGRPIDEAGPIECDERRAIHQKAPTFEELSPSVDLLETGIKVIDLVCPFAKGGKVGLFGGAGVGKTVNMLELINNIAKQHSGLSVFAGVGERTREGNDFYHEMAEAGVIKLDNMKESKVAMVFGQMNEPPGNRLRVALSGLTMAEKFRDEGRDVLFFVDNIYRYTLAGTEVSALLGRMPSAVGYQPTLADEMGRLQERITSTKTGSITSIQAVYVPADDLTDPSPATTFQHLDSTVVLSRDIASLGIYPAVDPLDSSSRQLDPLVVGEEHYNVARSVQQTLQRYKELRDIIAILGMDELSAEDKLAVGRARKIQRFLSQPFHVAEVFTGAPGKYVPLKETIKGFKAIVAGEYDHLPEQAFYMVGGIEEAVEKAKTLN, from the coding sequence ATGGCAAAAGCAAATCAAGTTAAAGAAGCCCAAGTAAAAATTGGTAAAGTTGTTCAATGTATTGGTGCTGTTGTGGACGTTGAGTTTCCACGTGACCAAATGCCGAATGTATTTGAAGCATTGATTATTGATGATGCATCTAGCCAAGCCGAAGCTGGTTTAACGCTAGAAGTACAACAACAATTAGGTGACGGCATCGTGCGTACGATTGCAATGGGCTCATCTGATGGCCTTGCACGTGGTACAGCGTTTAAATCAACAGGTTCACAAATTACTGTGCCAGTTGGTGTTGGAACTCTAGGCCGTATTATGGACGTGTTGGGTCGCCCAATTGATGAGGCTGGTCCAATTGAGTGTGATGAGCGTCGTGCCATTCACCAAAAAGCGCCTACTTTTGAAGAGCTATCACCATCTGTAGACTTATTAGAAACAGGTATTAAAGTGATTGACTTGGTTTGCCCGTTTGCTAAAGGCGGTAAAGTTGGTTTGTTCGGCGGTGCGGGTGTAGGTAAAACCGTTAACATGCTTGAGTTGATCAACAACATTGCAAAACAACACTCAGGTTTATCAGTGTTTGCCGGTGTGGGTGAGCGTACGCGTGAAGGTAATGACTTCTATCACGAGATGGCAGAAGCTGGTGTTATTAAACTTGATAACATGAAAGAATCAAAAGTAGCGATGGTGTTTGGTCAAATGAACGAACCACCAGGCAACCGTTTACGTGTAGCGTTGTCAGGTTTGACAATGGCTGAGAAATTCCGTGATGAAGGTCGTGACGTATTGTTCTTCGTTGATAATATCTACCGCTACACATTAGCCGGTACTGAAGTATCAGCGTTGTTAGGCCGTATGCCTTCTGCTGTAGGTTACCAACCTACTTTGGCTGACGAAATGGGCCGTTTACAAGAGCGTATTACATCAACTAAAACAGGTTCTATTACGTCTATCCAAGCGGTTTATGTACCTGCGGATGACTTGACCGATCCATCACCTGCTACTACGTTCCAGCATTTGGATTCAACAGTTGTGTTGTCACGTGACATTGCATCTTTAGGTATCTACCCAGCGGTTGATCCACTAGATTCAAGCTCACGTCAATTAGACCCATTGGTTGTTGGTGAAGAGCATTACAACGTAGCACGTAGCGTTCAACAAACATTACAACGTTATAAAGAGTTACGCGACATTATTGCGATTTTGGGTATGGACGAATTGTCAGCAGAAGATAAATTAGCTGTTGGCCGTGCACGTAAAATCCAACGCTTCTTGTCACAACCATTCCACGTGGCTGAAGTATTTACTGGCGCGCCAGGCAAATACGTACCATTAAAAGAAACCATTAAAGGCTTTAAAGCCATTGTTGCTGGTGAGTATGATCACTTACCTGAGCAAGCTTTCTACATGGTGGGTGGTATTGAAGAAGCAGTAGAAAAAGCCAAAACTTTAAACTAA
- a CDS encoding F0F1 ATP synthase subunit epsilon, giving the protein MANTVHIDVVSAEASIFSGEAEFVVAPAGAGEVGIYPNHAPMITTIKPGALRIKQTDQAEETLIFISGGLLEVQPGLITVLADTAVRGADLDEVKAIAAKEAALEAMKNRTSDIDYAKAQAELSEAMAQIHAIERLRKTH; this is encoded by the coding sequence ATGGCAAATACTGTTCATATCGATGTAGTAAGCGCAGAAGCAAGTATATTCTCAGGCGAAGCCGAGTTTGTGGTTGCGCCTGCGGGTGCTGGTGAAGTGGGTATCTACCCAAACCACGCGCCGATGATTACGACTATTAAACCAGGTGCATTACGTATCAAACAAACCGATCAAGCTGAAGAAACGTTGATTTTCATCTCTGGTGGTTTGTTAGAAGTGCAACCAGGTTTAATCACTGTGTTGGCGGATACTGCGGTACGTGGTGCTGATCTAGATGAAGTGAAAGCAATTGCAGCTAAAGAAGCGGCATTAGAAGCGATGAAAAATCGCACTTCTGATATCGATTATGCAAAAGCGCAGGCGGAGTTATCAGAAGCAATGGCGCAAATCCATGCGATTGAACGTTTGCGTAAAACGCATTAA